In one window of Halomarina pelagica DNA:
- a CDS encoding carotenoid oxygenase family protein — translation MTSGYRLGFRSLDGEVDASLPVEGSIPPWLSGTLVRNGPALFEAAGRSVVHWFDGLAMLHAFAVDDGVRYRNRFLRGEAYRAVRAGRLAPGFADVGSPDSTLARLKALVAAEVGDGKGATISSTALDAWRRPGDNANVIVERIGGEYVALTESPYRVAVDPETLATLGTVRPDPPRGHLTCAHLHHDRATGDVVGYDVRFGWPSRYLVHATDASGERTLLASIDVREPSYMHSFALTPNYVVLTEFPFVVDPLDMIRPDSGGSFVDAYRWEPDRGTRVTVLDRRTGGIVARPVAEPLFGFHHVNAYERGEELVCDLVTFPDPSPIEGTYLDVLRREAYDAPGGALTRLRIELRARGPPPVSCETRYAGGITLPRVSPLVRQREHRFVYGQGTDERATDFAHRVVKVDATTGETRRFSRDGWYFGEPVFVPAPRPATEDDGVVLAVALDTEEAHSWLVFLDGETLEERARAAVPHAIPFDFHGRFFPALR, via the coding sequence ATGACGTCCGGCTATCGACTCGGCTTCCGCTCGCTCGACGGGGAGGTCGACGCCTCCCTGCCGGTCGAGGGGTCGATCCCGCCGTGGCTCTCGGGGACGCTCGTTCGGAACGGCCCCGCGCTGTTCGAGGCGGCCGGTCGATCCGTCGTCCACTGGTTCGACGGACTCGCGATGCTCCACGCGTTCGCCGTCGACGACGGCGTCCGCTACCGCAATCGCTTCCTCCGGGGCGAGGCCTACCGCGCCGTTCGCGCCGGACGGCTCGCCCCGGGGTTCGCGGACGTCGGCTCGCCGGACTCGACGCTCGCTCGCCTCAAGGCGCTGGTCGCCGCCGAAGTGGGGGATGGGAAGGGAGCGACGATCTCCTCGACGGCGCTCGACGCCTGGCGACGGCCCGGGGACAACGCGAACGTCATCGTCGAGCGGATCGGCGGCGAGTACGTCGCGCTGACCGAGTCCCCCTACCGGGTGGCGGTCGATCCCGAGACCCTCGCGACGCTCGGAACCGTCCGTCCGGACCCGCCCAGGGGGCACCTCACCTGCGCCCACCTCCACCACGACCGGGCGACGGGCGATGTCGTGGGGTACGACGTGCGCTTCGGGTGGCCCTCGCGGTACCTCGTCCACGCGACCGACGCGAGCGGGGAGCGGACGCTCCTCGCCTCGATCGACGTCCGCGAGCCGTCGTACATGCACAGCTTCGCGCTCACGCCGAACTACGTCGTCCTGACCGAGTTCCCGTTCGTCGTCGACCCGCTCGACATGATCCGACCCGACAGCGGCGGGTCGTTCGTCGACGCCTACCGATGGGAGCCCGACCGCGGAACTCGCGTCACCGTCCTCGACCGGCGCACGGGCGGCATCGTCGCCCGCCCGGTCGCCGAGCCGCTGTTCGGGTTCCACCACGTCAACGCCTACGAGCGCGGCGAGGAACTGGTCTGTGACCTCGTGACGTTTCCCGATCCCTCGCCGATCGAGGGAACGTACCTCGACGTGCTCCGCCGGGAGGCGTACGACGCGCCCGGCGGCGCGCTGACGCGCCTCCGGATCGAACTCCGCGCCCGGGGCCCGCCGCCGGTCTCCTGCGAGACGCGCTACGCGGGCGGGATCACCCTGCCGCGGGTCTCCCCCCTCGTCCGCCAGCGGGAACACCGGTTCGTCTACGGGCAGGGGACGGACGAACGCGCGACGGACTTCGCCCACCGGGTGGTGAAGGTGGACGCGACGACGGGCGAGACGCGCCGGTTCTCCCGCGACGGCTGGTACTTCGGCGAGCCCGTCTTCGTCCCCGCCCCCCGGCCGGCGACGGAGGACGACGGCGTCGTGCTCGCCGTCGCGCTCGACACCGAAGAGGCGCACTCGTGGCTGGTGTTCCTCGACGGCGAGACGCTCGAGGAACGAGCGCGTGCGGCGGTCCCGCACGCCATCCCGTTCGACTTCCACGGGCGGTTCTTCCCGGCGCTCCGCTAG
- the glmS gene encoding glutamine--fructose-6-phosphate transaminase (isomerizing), whose protein sequence is MCGIIGCAGRGDETLDTLVHGLSKLEYRGYDSAGVALSGADVAVRKRAGELDALRAALAEADEDLSGNVGVGHTRWSTHGPPTDANAHPHRDCTGEVAVVHNGIIENYQYLRDYLTDEGHEFRSDTDTEVVPHLIEERLMAGDDPETAVRAAIDQLDGSYAIAVVVAGVDRVFAARNDSPLVLGVGDDAHYLASDVPAFREFTDRVVYLEDGEFAVIDADSWRVTDGAGALVDKQVDTVNWDPEETGKSGYDHYMLKEIHEQPRALRQCLRERVNEMEGRVSVDVDFDPERVQFVACGTSYHAALCGAHLLQRADIPAQAFLASEYATSPPPIGEDLVIGVTQSGETADTLSALREARRRGARTLAVTNVVGSTVSRECDQALYVRAGPEIGVAATKTFAAQVVALTLLSLTTNGDEREAIAALRDLPGNVQAVLDQSTAREVAEEYLDSEAFFFIGRGLCYPVALEGALKFKEITYEHAEGFAAGELKHGPLALVTENTPVFAVVTGDGELARKTIGNVKEVEARDAPVVAVTDGQSDVERYADHVLRIPTSEPRTAAVLANVQLQLVAYHTAAMLGRSIDKPRNLAKSVTVE, encoded by the coding sequence ATGTGCGGGATCATCGGCTGCGCCGGGCGCGGCGACGAGACGCTCGACACGCTCGTCCACGGCCTCTCGAAGCTCGAGTATCGCGGCTACGACTCCGCGGGCGTCGCCCTCTCGGGGGCCGACGTGGCGGTGAGAAAGCGCGCCGGCGAACTCGACGCCTTGCGCGCCGCCCTCGCCGAGGCCGACGAGGACCTCTCGGGGAACGTCGGCGTCGGTCACACCCGCTGGTCGACTCACGGCCCGCCGACCGACGCCAACGCCCACCCCCACCGCGACTGCACGGGCGAGGTGGCCGTCGTCCACAACGGCATCATCGAGAACTACCAGTACCTGCGCGATTACCTGACCGACGAGGGCCACGAGTTCAGGAGCGACACCGACACGGAGGTCGTCCCGCACCTCATCGAGGAGCGGCTCATGGCGGGCGACGACCCGGAGACGGCGGTCAGGGCGGCGATCGATCAGCTCGACGGGAGCTACGCCATCGCCGTCGTCGTCGCGGGCGTCGATCGCGTCTTCGCCGCGCGCAACGACTCGCCGCTCGTGCTCGGCGTCGGCGACGACGCCCACTACCTCGCGAGCGACGTCCCCGCGTTCCGCGAGTTCACCGACCGCGTCGTCTACCTCGAAGACGGGGAGTTCGCGGTCATCGACGCCGATAGCTGGCGGGTCACCGACGGCGCGGGAGCGCTCGTCGACAAGCAGGTCGACACCGTCAACTGGGACCCCGAGGAGACCGGCAAGAGCGGCTACGACCACTACATGCTGAAGGAGATCCACGAACAGCCGCGCGCGCTCCGGCAGTGCCTCAGAGAGCGGGTGAACGAGATGGAGGGGCGCGTCTCGGTGGACGTCGACTTCGACCCCGAACGCGTCCAGTTCGTCGCCTGCGGGACCTCCTACCACGCCGCGCTGTGCGGCGCGCACCTCCTGCAGCGGGCCGACATCCCCGCGCAGGCGTTCCTGGCGAGCGAGTACGCCACCTCGCCGCCGCCGATCGGCGAGGACCTCGTGATCGGCGTCACGCAGAGCGGCGAGACGGCGGACACCCTGAGCGCGCTCCGGGAGGCCCGTCGGCGCGGTGCGCGGACGCTCGCCGTGACGAACGTCGTCGGCTCGACGGTCTCCCGCGAGTGCGACCAGGCGCTCTACGTCCGCGCGGGGCCGGAGATCGGCGTCGCCGCCACCAAGACGTTCGCCGCACAGGTCGTCGCGCTCACCCTCCTCTCGCTGACGACGAACGGCGACGAGCGCGAGGCGATCGCCGCGCTGCGCGACCTGCCCGGGAACGTCCAGGCCGTCCTCGACCAGTCGACGGCCCGGGAGGTGGCCGAGGAGTACCTCGACTCGGAGGCGTTCTTCTTCATCGGGCGGGGGCTGTGTTACCCGGTCGCGCTAGAGGGGGCGTTGAAGTTCAAGGAGATCACCTACGAGCACGCCGAGGGCTTCGCCGCCGGCGAGTTGAAGCACGGCCCGCTCGCGCTCGTCACCGAGAACACGCCCGTCTTCGCGGTCGTCACCGGCGACGGCGAACTCGCGCGCAAGACCATCGGGAACGTGAAGGAGGTCGAGGCGCGCGACGCGCCGGTCGTCGCCGTCACCGACGGCCAGTCCGACGTGGAGCGCTACGCCGACCACGTCCTCCGGATCCCCACCAGCGAACCCCGGACGGCCGCCGTGCTGGCGAACGTCCAGCTCCAGCTCGTCGCCTACCACACCGCCGCGATGCTCGGCCGATCCATCGACAAGCCGCGCAACCTGGCGAAGAGCGTCACCGTGGAGTGA
- a CDS encoding sugar phosphate nucleotidyltransferase: protein MDIDTGVVLAAGEGSRLHPLTHNRPKPMLPAANRPILEYVLDALIDGGVERIVLVVGFKRDRVQDHFGPSYRDVPIEYVVQSKQLGSGHALQQAASVVDGSFVVVNGDRVIDTSLVRSVVEAADPEDAATLAVLEHPHARRYGAVTMDSETNLITALVEKPKDDDYRLINAGVYVFDRSVFDALADSEYENGALPLTTGVEHLIDEADVRAVRTDGLWVDATYPWDLLTVASEVLRHGIVDGHQHTPGVWVADSARVNDDATLQPPVVVGPDCEVAAGAVIGPNVALGRNTTVGANATLARSVLDTDARVGPGTTLLDCVTGQDVHLGAGTVVPGGPADVRVGDSVFRERLGAVFADRVRADGGVTCASGTLVGPHARLDTGVIVEGRIEANARVVR, encoded by the coding sequence ATGGACATCGACACCGGCGTCGTACTGGCGGCCGGTGAGGGGAGTCGACTCCACCCCCTCACCCACAACCGCCCGAAACCGATGCTCCCCGCGGCGAATCGCCCCATCCTCGAATACGTCCTCGACGCGCTCATCGACGGGGGCGTCGAGCGGATCGTCCTCGTCGTCGGCTTCAAGCGCGACCGCGTGCAGGACCACTTCGGTCCGAGCTACCGCGACGTCCCTATCGAGTACGTCGTCCAGTCGAAACAGCTCGGGAGCGGCCACGCCCTCCAGCAGGCCGCGAGCGTCGTCGACGGCTCGTTCGTCGTCGTCAACGGCGACCGCGTCATCGACACCAGCCTGGTCCGGTCGGTCGTCGAAGCGGCCGACCCCGAGGACGCGGCGACGCTCGCGGTGCTCGAACACCCGCACGCCCGACGGTACGGCGCGGTGACGATGGACTCGGAGACGAACCTCATCACGGCGCTGGTCGAGAAACCGAAGGACGACGACTACCGGCTCATCAACGCCGGGGTGTACGTCTTCGACCGCTCGGTGTTCGACGCGCTGGCCGACAGCGAGTACGAGAACGGGGCGCTCCCGCTGACCACCGGCGTCGAGCACCTCATCGACGAGGCCGACGTGCGCGCCGTCCGCACGGACGGCCTGTGGGTCGACGCGACCTATCCCTGGGACCTGCTCACGGTCGCGAGCGAGGTGCTGCGCCACGGGATCGTCGACGGCCACCAGCACACCCCCGGCGTCTGGGTGGCCGACAGCGCCCGCGTCAACGACGACGCCACCCTCCAGCCGCCGGTCGTCGTCGGTCCCGACTGCGAGGTGGCCGCGGGCGCGGTCATCGGTCCCAACGTCGCGCTCGGGCGCAACACGACCGTCGGGGCGAACGCGACGCTCGCGCGGTCGGTCCTCGACACGGACGCGCGCGTCGGCCCGGGAACCACGCTCCTCGACTGCGTGACCGGGCAGGACGTCCACCTCGGCGCGGGGACGGTCGTCCCCGGCGGCCCGGCGGACGTTCGCGTCGGCGATTCGGTCTTCCGCGAGCGCCTGGGTGCGGTCTTCGCCGACCGCGTCCGCGCCGACGGCGGCGTCACGTGCGCGTCGGGCACGCTCGTCGGGCCGCACGCGCGACTCGACACCGGCGTGATCGTCGAGGGTCGGATCGAAGCGAACGCCCGGGTGGTCCGATAA
- a CDS encoding RNA-guided endonuclease InsQ/TnpB family protein, whose translation MGRNRRSVYRSPNRTAKRSNTFDVAPRSPRDEELLHRVLDASACLWNELTYECRQRFFGELDGSVWDAPRVHDHYKGVLGSVAAKEMKRKNDEAWRSFFAAKEKGEPAGPPGYWGNEEEGRDLRWYGRCDQYTLELGDRSRLEIPVGSDLKEEYGLGHTERLRLEVRGRPKWDGKPGRLELYYDELEGRFRAIQPVTTDNSRQDSPLADETAALDIGANNIVACTTTTGQQYLYEGRDLFERFRETTRRIAEQQSTVKREEGRYTSKRIRRLYRRRTRRRDHAMDALARDLFERLYEEGVATVYVGDLTDVLETHWSVRANRKTHNFWAFRAFIDRLACTAEEYGITVEVRPEAWTSQTCPQCGSTDRTTRHQDTLTCSCGFEGHADLTASETFLRRHRNSEISDWQTRHGVSRQRHEADDRVPRPMARPVCLKWDDHRWSASPRAHRPNEEHTDQSIRRSA comes from the coding sequence ATCGGACGAAACCGTCGAAGCGTATATCGAAGCCCAAACAGGACAGCGAAGCGTTCCAACACGTTCGACGTAGCACCCCGTTCGCCACGGGACGAAGAGCTACTTCACCGCGTGTTGGACGCTTCGGCCTGCCTGTGGAACGAACTCACCTACGAGTGCCGGCAACGGTTCTTCGGCGAACTCGATGGGAGTGTGTGGGACGCCCCGCGTGTCCACGACCACTACAAGGGCGTCCTCGGTTCGGTTGCCGCGAAGGAGATGAAGCGAAAGAACGACGAAGCGTGGCGGTCGTTCTTCGCGGCCAAAGAGAAGGGCGAACCCGCCGGCCCACCGGGGTACTGGGGCAACGAAGAGGAGGGACGCGACCTCCGCTGGTACGGTCGGTGCGACCAGTACACGCTGGAACTCGGCGACCGTTCCCGCCTCGAAATCCCGGTTGGGTCCGACCTCAAGGAGGAGTACGGCCTCGGCCACACCGAGCGTCTGCGCCTCGAAGTGCGCGGGCGTCCCAAGTGGGACGGCAAGCCCGGTCGGTTGGAACTGTACTACGACGAGTTGGAGGGCCGATTCAGAGCCATTCAGCCTGTCACTACGGACAATTCTCGACAGGATTCACCACTGGCGGACGAAACCGCCGCTCTGGATATCGGTGCGAACAACATCGTCGCCTGTACGACCACAACCGGCCAGCAGTATCTCTACGAGGGGCGCGACCTCTTCGAACGGTTCCGCGAGACGACCCGCCGAATCGCCGAACAGCAATCGACGGTCAAACGCGAGGAGGGCCGGTACACGTCGAAGCGAATCCGACGGTTGTACCGCCGCCGGACGCGCCGACGCGACCACGCCATGGACGCGCTTGCCCGCGACCTCTTCGAGCGACTGTACGAGGAGGGCGTCGCCACCGTGTATGTCGGCGACCTCACCGACGTGCTGGAAACGCACTGGTCGGTGCGGGCGAATCGGAAGACGCACAACTTCTGGGCGTTCCGGGCGTTCATCGACCGGCTCGCCTGCACCGCCGAGGAGTACGGCATCACCGTCGAAGTCCGCCCCGAAGCGTGGACCAGCCAGACGTGTCCGCAGTGCGGTTCGACAGACCGAACGACACGGCATCAGGACACGCTCACCTGTTCGTGTGGCTTCGAGGGGCACGCGGACCTCACGGCGTCGGAGACGTTCCTCCGACGTCATCGGAATTCGGAGATTTCCGATTGGCAAACGAGACACGGAGTGTCTCGTCAACGCCACGAAGCAGACGACAGAGTACCACGGCCGATGGCACGGCCCGTGTGCCTCAAGTGGGACGACCACCGTTGGTCGGCGTCACCACGCGCTCACCGTCCCAACGAGGAGCACACAGACCAGAGTATCCGACGATCGGCGTAG
- a CDS encoding helix-turn-helix transcriptional regulator, with the protein MQRGGNEGRRSRNRVTIEELYDELTERSADGRTVVVEPGDSTAAPGVRTQRLVRGVVDDLFPEGSFTFDEALVKDNLDELLLVLVGIRESKTHGKALMGDLARSFDSQLSPGTVYPRLHGLATSGLLTPQEMVRTKEYRLDERAEVVGRLERSMRQHLTLAAVLYAALEEL; encoded by the coding sequence ATGCAGAGAGGCGGCAACGAGGGACGGCGATCGCGGAATCGCGTGACTATCGAGGAGTTGTACGACGAACTCACCGAGCGGTCGGCCGACGGGCGGACCGTGGTGGTCGAGCCCGGCGACTCGACCGCCGCGCCCGGCGTGCGCACCCAGCGGCTGGTCCGGGGCGTCGTCGACGACCTCTTTCCGGAGGGGTCGTTCACCTTCGACGAGGCGCTCGTGAAGGACAACCTGGACGAACTGCTCCTGGTGCTCGTCGGCATCAGGGAGTCGAAGACCCACGGCAAGGCGTTGATGGGCGACCTCGCCCGGTCGTTCGACTCCCAGTTGAGCCCGGGGACCGTCTACCCGCGGCTCCACGGGCTCGCGACGTCGGGGTTGCTCACCCCCCAGGAGATGGTCCGCACGAAGGAGTACCGACTCGACGAGCGCGCCGAGGTCGTGGGGCGACTCGAGCGATCGATGCGCCAGCACCTGACGCTCGCGGCGGTGCTCTACGCGGCGCTGGAGGAACTGTAG
- a CDS encoding winged helix-turn-helix domain-containing protein — MTDEQHVEEVLDTIGDRKARLVLAEISRQPRSAKELSELCGLSQPTIYRRLDMLKEHDLVVGRTTVVDDGNHYKRYECNFNSTVISLEDSEYDVRIYHEENLPDRFTRLWDDLQRA, encoded by the coding sequence GTGACGGACGAACAGCACGTCGAGGAGGTCCTGGACACGATCGGCGACCGGAAGGCGAGGCTCGTCCTCGCGGAGATCAGTCGCCAGCCGCGTTCGGCGAAGGAGTTGAGCGAACTCTGTGGCCTCTCGCAGCCGACGATATACCGGAGACTCGATATGTTGAAGGAGCACGACCTCGTCGTCGGGCGGACGACCGTCGTCGACGACGGCAACCACTACAAGCGCTACGAGTGTAACTTCAACAGCACGGTCATCTCCCTCGAGGACAGCGAGTACGACGTCCGGATCTACCACGAGGAGAACCTGCCCGACCGCTTCACCCGGCTGTGGGACGACCTCCAGCGGGCGTGA
- a CDS encoding undecaprenyl-diphosphate phosphatase has protein sequence MEDSLALALVVGLLQGIFEWLPISSEGQITLYLTVVEGLPGVVATRFSLFLHLGTALSATAYYRREVATVVRSIPEWRPTSAVERTPEVTFLAVATLVSGVVGVAAYATVEGAVSTLSGGAFVALVGVLLIATGVLQRTAAGTVGGRETLTLADALLVGAMQGLAVLPGVSRSGSTTGALLLRGHDGPESFRLSFLLSIPAAIGAGALVVADEGIPALAPETALVALAVSALVGYLTIDALMRVVERVAFWGVCVGLGALAVVGGALLLV, from the coding sequence ATGGAGGACTCGCTGGCGCTCGCGCTCGTCGTCGGTCTCCTGCAGGGGATCTTCGAGTGGTTGCCGATCTCGAGCGAGGGGCAGATCACGCTCTACCTGACCGTCGTCGAGGGGCTTCCGGGCGTGGTCGCCACGCGCTTCTCGCTGTTTCTCCACCTCGGGACGGCGCTGTCCGCGACGGCGTACTACCGACGCGAGGTGGCGACCGTCGTCCGGTCGATCCCCGAGTGGCGGCCGACGAGCGCCGTCGAGCGAACCCCCGAAGTGACGTTCCTGGCCGTGGCGACGCTGGTCTCCGGGGTGGTCGGCGTCGCGGCCTACGCGACCGTCGAGGGGGCGGTCTCGACGCTGAGCGGCGGTGCGTTCGTCGCGCTCGTCGGCGTCCTCCTGATCGCGACCGGCGTCCTCCAGCGCACGGCGGCGGGAACGGTCGGCGGCCGGGAGACGCTCACGCTCGCCGACGCGCTCCTCGTCGGCGCGATGCAGGGGCTCGCCGTCCTCCCCGGCGTCTCGCGGTCGGGGAGCACGACGGGGGCGCTCCTGCTGCGCGGCCACGACGGGCCCGAGTCCTTCCGGCTCTCGTTTCTCCTGTCGATCCCGGCGGCGATCGGCGCGGGGGCACTCGTCGTCGCAGACGAGGGGATCCCCGCGCTCGCCCCGGAGACGGCGCTGGTCGCGCTGGCGGTGAGCGCGCTCGTCGGCTACCTCACCATCGACGCGTTGATGCGGGTCGTCGAGCGCGTGGCGTTCTGGGGGGTGTGCGTCGGACTCGGGGCGCTTGCGGTGGTCGGCGGGGCGCTGTTGCTCGTCTAG
- the tnpA gene encoding IS200/IS605 family transposase: MPRGYSKERTSVHRLHYYFIWCPKYRKSVLTGEAKDRLEALIGEKADELDSEILALAVRPDHVHLFIEGNPKLAPNKIMQQVKGHSSRRMREEFDFGLPSLWTRSYFVSSAGDVSDETVEAYIEAQTGQRSVPTRST; encoded by the coding sequence ATGCCTCGCGGGTACAGCAAAGAGCGGACCTCGGTCCACCGCTTGCACTACTACTTCATCTGGTGTCCGAAGTACCGCAAATCGGTACTCACTGGCGAGGCAAAGGACCGACTCGAAGCACTCATCGGAGAGAAAGCCGACGAACTCGACTCGGAGATACTGGCACTCGCGGTTCGTCCCGACCACGTACACCTGTTCATCGAGGGCAACCCGAAGCTCGCCCCAAACAAAATCATGCAACAGGTCAAAGGCCACTCCTCGCGCCGGATGCGAGAGGAGTTCGACTTCGGCCTTCCGTCACTGTGGACGCGGAGCTACTTCGTGTCCTCCGCTGGCGATGTATCGGACGAAACCGTCGAAGCGTATATCGAAGCCCAAACAGGACAGCGAAGCGTTCCAACACGTTCGACGTAG
- a CDS encoding DUF7521 family protein yields the protein MGMRLVLFALSLGLTLISFQAYSQRQTAALQYAFVGFAFISMGAALTSMGPRTGSWAIAFGIVETVPFIVGFSMLYISLYR from the coding sequence ATGGGGATGCGACTCGTCCTGTTCGCCCTCTCGCTCGGGTTGACGCTCATCAGCTTTCAGGCGTACTCACAGCGCCAGACGGCCGCCCTCCAGTACGCGTTCGTCGGGTTCGCGTTCATCAGCATGGGCGCGGCGCTCACCAGCATGGGTCCCCGTACCGGGTCGTGGGCGATCGCCTTCGGGATCGTCGAGACGGTCCCGTTCATCGTCGGCTTCAGCATGCTCTACATCTCGCTCTATCGGTAG